ATAGCGAGGTTTTTTTATATAAATTAATGAGACGGGATGAAGGTGAAAAATGTCAAAAGTATTGGTGCTTGCAGGAACAACGGATGCAAAAACAGTAATTGAAAGATTATTTAAAAAGAATTATGAGCTGGCGGTATCAGTAACGACGCGGATGGGAAGCGGCATGCTGGACGAATTTCATAATTTGAATATTTATCAGGGCAAAATGAACAAAGAACAGATTACTCATTTACTGCAAACAATAAATCCTATTTGCTTAATTGATGCCTCTAATCCTTTTTCCTCAGAAATAAGCCGAAATGCTATCAACGTTTGTAGATTTGAAGCCGTTCCCTATATCCGGTTTGAGCGGGAACGGTTAAACTACGCGGATGATCCCGATATTACCATCGTTAAAAATTATGGTGAAGCGTGTGATGCTTTGATGAATTGTGAAGGGAATATCCTGCTTACTTTAGGGAGTAATAAAATCGAAACCTTCAAAAGAATTCCTGACTATGCGCAGCGGATCTATTTACGGGTATTGCCCGATTGGAAGGTTTTAAGCAAGCTCGAAAATCTGGGTTTTAATTGTAAAAACATCATCGCCATTAAAGGCCCCTATAATGAAAACTTAAACATTGAATTGTTTAAATACTGTCAGGCATCGGTATTGGTGACAAAAGAAAGTGGTAATATGGGTGGTGTGGTGGATAAGATCAATGCCGCCAAAAAGCTGGGGATGAAGATTATCCTAGTTGATCGAATGGAAGAGAACTGCAGTAACAAATACAATTCGGTTGAAGAACTGCTAAAGTGTGTCGAGCGGATTGATAAAGGTCGACAGAATTAATGATTGAAAATATCAAACAAGCATCGGAAGGTAAGGGGATTATATGGAAAACAGTTTAAATGAACCGCGTAGCTTTATTCAAAGTGCCAAAAGTGTCGAGTATCAAGCGAACCGACATCAAAAAAATCATCACCATAAAATTGGACATAAACACGGGGAAGGATCATCGATTGATTTTTATGCCTATGCATCAAAAATCAGATCATGGAATCCCACGTTTAAAGTAGTTTTTTCATTTGTGACATTATTGCTTTGTGTGGGGTTGAATAATCCGCTGGTGTCCGTCGCCGTTATCATCGGGATGGCTTATCTAACCGTTATAAAAGGGGGGCTGCCACTACGGGCATACATTTCGGTGTTGTTGATTCCGATTACCTTTATCATTCTTGGAACCGTTGCCATCGGGATTGACTTTTCAAGTCAACCATTAGGCCAATTTAATCTTTTTCTTGGTTTTGGTTATGTTTTTACGTCGGTTGACAAACTCCAACAAATGGTGTTTTTAATGCTAAAGGTGTTTGGGGCGATCAGTGCCATGATCATGATGACTTTATCGACACCGTCTTCAGAAATCATCGGGGTACTCCGAAAAGCACATGTGCCCAAGTTGATTATTGAATTGATGAATCTGATCTATCGGTATATTTTTATTTTGATGGATGTTTTTAATAACATGAGAAATTCGGCTGATTCCCGGCAGGGCTACTGCGATTTTAAAACATCCTGTTATACCTTTGGCAGTGTCGCCAGTAATATGCTGGTGGTTTCATTAAAAAAGGCCAATGCCTATTATACCGCCATGGAAGCCAGAGGGTATGAAGGCGATCTCGTTTTTTTGGAAGACGAAAAAAAGATCCAGGTGAGCCATCTGATCATTGGTGCAACCTTTATAATTTTTCTGATTCTGCTTGGGATTATGACGTATTAGAAGGGAAAGATTATGAACGAACCAATACTTAAGGTCAGCAACCTCCATTACAGTTATGGAAATGGCAATCCGGCCCTGGATGGTGTCAGTGTCGATATTTATAAAGGCGAGAAAATCGCCGTCATCGGGTCTAATGGCTCCGGAAAATCGACTTTTTTTCTCAATGCCAATGGCGTGCTAAAGGCTGATCATGGTGAGATTAGTTATCAGGGGACCGTTATTAATAAAAAAAATATCAAAGAGTTACGAAAAAATATCGGGATTGTATTTCAGGATGCTGACAATCAGATTATTGCTTCGACCGTGATGGCGGAAGTGGGATTTGGGCCGATGAATTTAAAATTACCTAAAGATGAGGTTATTCGGCGGGTTGATGAGGCCCTGACCTATATGAATATTTTGGATTTTAAAGATCGTCCGCCTCATTATTTGAGTGGCGGCGAAAAAAAACGAGTGACCATAGCTGATATTATTGCGATGAAATCAGAGGTTATTATCTTTGATGAACCAACAGCAGCTCTGGACCCGCTGAACGCGCAGATGCTGGAAGAAGTTCTGGTCAAGCTGGGTGAAGAGGGGAAGACCATGCTAATCTCGACCCACGATGTTGATTTTGCATATCGTTGGGCAGAACGGGCGATTGTTTTTGATCAAGGGAAAATTATTGCCGATGGAACACCATTGGAGATTTTTAAACGTCCCGAAATTCTGGAACAGGCAAATCTGAAACGACCGGCAATGCTGGATGTATATGAAATGTTGGTGGAGAATAAAATGATAACGGATACGAATGAATACCCCACCAGTCCGCAGGATTTGAAAATTTTACTGGAACAACAGTTTAAACACTAAAAATGATAATTAGACTTTGAAATAAAAATATAATAACATCAATATAAATGATTAAGATGATTTGCAAGATTTGATATGAGCGCTCAAGAATTAAGCAAATCCTTAATATATAGCTAAAAAAGAGGAGGAACTATGAACAGAAGTTTAAACATCAGAGAAAAAAGATTTGTTGCGATTGCAGCAGCAATTGCATTGGTCTTTGGATTCACGCCGGTGGCTAACGCTATGCACATTATGGAAGGTTATCTTCCTGTTGGTTTTTGTATTGCCTGGGGGGTGATCTGTGTTCCCTTTTTGATTGCCGGTTATATGTCAATCAAAAAAACACTCAAGGAAAATCCCAAAACCATTACCTTGCTGGCGATGGCAGGAGCCTATGTTTTTGTATTATCATCTTTAAAAATACCCTCAGTTACCGGTAGTTGTTCACATATGACCGGAACTGGTTTGGGAGCGATTCTTTTTGGACCGACAGCAGTTAGTATTTTAGGAATTATCGTATTGCTTTTTCAGGCTATTTTACTTGCTCATGGCGGGTTGACAACACTGGGAGCCAATACTTTTTCAATGGCAATTGCCGGCCCATTTGTTACTTACGGCATTTATATTTTAAGTAAAAAAGGTAAAATTAACCGACATGTGGGTGTTTTTTTAGCGGCGGCGATCGGAGACTTATTCACTTATTGTGTAACCGCATTTCAGCTGGCAGCAGCCTATCCCTCAGAGAGTGGTGGAATTGGAGTCTCGATGATTAAATTCCTGGCGGTATTTGCACCGACTCAGGTTCCTTTGGCGATCATTGAAGGGATTCTAACCGTGGTAATCATTATTGGACTTGAAACTTATGCACAACCGGAGCTGAATGATCTGGGATATATTACCGGAGGTACAAAATAATGACAACTACAAAAAAAACAGTGATTGGTCTTTTGATATTGGTAGTATTAATTGCCGCAGTGCCGCTATTTATGTTACAGGGTGCAGAATTTGGCGGTTCAGATGATGCGGGAAGCGCTGTTGTTTCCGAGATTACCGGGACAGAATATGTGCCATGGTTTACCCCTGTTTTAGAAACCGCGATTAACGGAGAATTACCAGGTGAAATTGAGAGTTTGTTTTTCTGTGTTCAAACCGGTATCGGAGTGGGCATTATTGCTTTTGTGATGGGACGATTTGTCGAACGTAAAAAAAAGGAAGACGGTCCCAAAAACCAAAAAAATCAGAAAAAAGTTAAATAAATTTTTTATAACTGTGATTAAATGAAATAATAATTAAATAATTATTAAAACAGGTGTCGATTGTAATCCGTAGTATTACGAATCGCTTAAAAGGGAAGATGGGTGAAAATCCCACGCGGTCCCGCCGCTGTAAGAGAAGAGTTCCTCCAGGGATGCCACTGTAGTGATATGGGAAGGTTGGAGGTAATGTTGACGCTTGAGCCAGAAGACCTGCCTGTTATGCAAAACTCTGCGAGAGACAGAAAAAGGTTTTATTTGCGTGCCATTTTACGGGCCCATTGTCTTTAGTTGAGACAATGGGCTTTTTTTTATAGTGTGAAATAATAAAATATTGGCTGACATTTGTGATTGAGAGATCAGGTCAATTGTTAAAATAATAAAACTGAGTAAAAGAGGAGAAATTAGAAAATATTGATAGGCAATAGCACTGTCAATATAAATATAAATGGAGGTTTCATAATGATAAAAAAAGCGGCAAAAATTATGAATCAGAGGTGGTAATGGAAAGTATTAAAAACAGAAAAGCGCGACAAATCAGTATTTTGGTCTTAATTCTGGGGGCTATTGTGGTGATCTCGGTCTACAGTATCAGCGTCGGTTCCATCAATATCAGTATCCCGGATATTTTATCGATTTTGTCGGGAAAAGCAGTGGCCGATGATACTTTTGGCCCGATTATTATGAACATTCGCCTGCCCAGAACCTTGGCGACCATCATGGGGGGCGCCTGTCTGGCACTTTCCGGTTTGTTGCTGCAGATTTTTTTTAAAAATCCCATCGTAGAGCCCTATATTTTAGGGATCTCATCCGGGGCGACCTTGTTTGTGGGCCTGGTATTATTGGGTGGATTCTCATTTGGGCTGAAGTCTTTGCCACCGATGGGATTGTTTACTGGCGCCTTTCTGGGGGCCATGCTGGTGATGGTGGTGGTGGTTTTTGCAGCTCAAAAAGTCAAAAATATCACGACGCTTTTAATTATTGGGATGATGGCGGGGTTTATTTGCAATGCCTTTACCAGTATCCTTACGGCTTTTGCTGACAAAGAACAGCTGCATGGTTTTGTGATGTGGTCGATGGGGAGCTTTTCGGGTTTTTCCTGGCCGCAGGTCCAGTTTTTATATGGCATCGGTTGTCCGATGATAATCCTTGCCTTTATTTTGAGTAAACCACTCAATGCCATGCTTTTTGGTGAAAATTATGCGATCTCGATGGGATTAAGCATGAAAAAATTCCGGGTAATTGTGATCCTTATTGCCAGTGTTTTAACGGCAACGATCACGGCCTTTGCCGGGCCAATTTCGTTTGTTGGCCTGGCCGTTCCGCATATGGTGCGAATTACCTTGGGGACTTCTGATAACCGTATTCTGATTCCCGGGGTGATCTTAGCCGGAGCCCTGATGACTGGGGTCTGTGATCTGATTGCACGGATGATTCTTTCCCCCGTTGAACTGCCATTAGGGGTGATTACAGCCTTAATCGGGGCACCGATTGTTGTTTATTTACTAGTCCATAAAACGAAAGGAAATGAGCTATGAAACCAGTAATCTTTACTGCAAATTTGAACGTTGGTTATGATAAAAAGGTAGTTGTTGAACAAGTCAACATTTGTGCAAATCGGGGGGAGCTGATTTGTTTATTAGGTCCTAATGGATCAGGAAAATCAACTATTTTGCGGACCTTGACGGGATTACAGCCACCAGTAACCGGGCGGGTAGAAATCAATGGCATGGATATCGCGACCATCAAAAAAGCAGAGTTAGCTAAAAAAATGGCCATTGTTCTGACTGAACAGGTATCGTTAGGACTACTGACCGTTTTTGAAATTGCTTCGATGGGTCGATATCCGCACACTAATTTTCTGGGGAAATTATCAAAAGAGGATGAAAGCATCGTCGATGAGGCCCTTGACCTGGTCGATGCTGGCACTTTGAAAAATCGCTATTACTTCGAACTCAGCGATGGCGAAAAACAAAAGGTCATGATTGCCCGGGCTCTGGTTCAGGAACCGGAACTGATTGTCCTGGACGAACCCACCAGTCATCTGGATGTTCGGCATAAGGTTGAAGTCATCAGCATTTTAAGAAAGCTCTGCCTGGAAAAAGGAATCACCGTGGTCTTATCGCTTCATGATATTGATATAGCCATTAAAGGCTGTCAAAAAATTTTGTTAATAGAAAAGGGTAAGGTCAAAGCCCAGGGAACACCGGAGGAGATTATTAAAACCGGTACGATTCAGAATCTCTATTCAATTGAGGGGGCTAACTATAATGAACTGCTGGGGTGTTTGGAATTCTGTTCCCCGGTATTACCGGAAGTTTTTATTACCGGTGGCAATGGTACTGGAACCGGTGTGTATCGGGCGGTATCACGGGCTGGTTTTGGGATGTGCTGTGGGGTACTGCATAGTAATGACATTGATTTACATGTAGCCAAAGCGCTCAATTGTGATGTCATTGAAGAAGACTCTTTCAGCCGGATCAGTGAAAAGCATTATGCCGATGCCGCGGCTAAAATGGCTAAAATGCATTATGTTATTGATACGGGTTTCCCGGTGGGAAAAACGAATGAGCACAATCTGGATTTAATCATTGATGCGCTTAAAATGGGAAAAACCGTTTTTAGTTTAACGGCTCAAAGTGAATTAAAAGGACGATTCGGGGACTGGTCTGAAAAAATCAAATGCTGTAAAAATCCGGCGGAGATTCTTAAGATCATTCCACCGCAAACGGGAAGCGGGTGTTGAAGATGATGTTGGGGGTAACGGCAACCGGAGATCCGATCCATCGCTATCACCGCTGTCTGGTGGTACCCTTTGCCGGACCGCGAAAGGTGATCAGCACTGCTATGGAGCACGGCGGCTATCAGGAAAATTTAACTGCGGTATTCAATCAGGATGTCAACCCTGGGCCGGGCCGATTGTGTGAACACATGGAACCCGGCCAGCAGGAAAAAATGCAGACTTTTATCCGGGAGGAGTTGGGGTTAGATCCGGACACAGTGGCTCGGATGGCGACCATTGTGGCCATGGAAAGTGCGGCCATTAAAAGCGAAACCTATGATATTCTGACCGTGACGGCCATTACCACGGCCAGTCTGGAAGTCAATGGTGGTCGCATTGGTGAAAAAGCGACCAGCTATGAAAAAAATGGCGAATATGTCAATTTAAGACCGGGAACGATTAATAGTATGGTCTTTGTCAGTGGCAATATGACACCGGGTTGCATGGCTCGGGCTATGGTGACAGCGACAGAGGCTAAAACGGCCGCCTGTCAAGAACTGATGGCTGGCAGCCTTTACTCAACCGGCATCGCTACCGGATCAGGGACTGATAACTTGATGATTATTTGTGATAGCGAGTCGACGAACCAACTGACCTATGCTGGCAAGCATGGTAAGCTGGGAGAACTGATCGGGCGATTGGTCCGGGATACGGTCAAAGAATCCCTTAACGCGCATATGGCCTTAAACCCGCTTACTCAACATCGAATCTTAGCGCGAATGAAACGTTATGGGGTTACTGAGGGAACTTTTTTCAAAAAATTTAATGAACTTAGTCAAGAAGGTCAACGCCACTTTCCCGAATGGATCGACCGTCTTCATCGCTTGGATCAGGAGGATGAGCTGGTAACCTGGACTTCCCTCTATGTGCATCTGCTGGATCAGCTGGGCTGGGGTTTATTGTCTGGCGTGGAAGCCATTAATAGCGGCGCAATCATTCTTAAGCAGATTGCCAAAGGGCAGGCTGTTAATCGTGAACAATCGATCAAAGCGCATGAATCCGCGGAAGTAGTGATTCAAAAAATGGTAAATTCTTTTGTGACGACCCTTTCTGAAATGGTCATGGCAAAAGAAATAAATTTTAACTCAGAAGGAGAAAAGAGTAGTAATGAAAAGACAGTTTAAACGGTTAGCGGTGATTGCAATCACGGCAGTTATAGTAATGACAACAATGGCAGGACTGACGGGTTGTCAGTCGAGTGACAAGAGTTACAAAAGCGAGGATGGGAATACCATTAAATTGCAGTATGCTAAGAATTTTAACATCGAATATCTGGATAACAATAACAAGATTGTTACCGATGGTGAAGGCAAACAGATGTTGTTGCTGCAAAAAGGTCAAGAAGCACCAGCCGAATACAAGGATCTGCCGGCAATTACCATTCCCATTGATGATGCCATCTACACCAGTACCACTCAGGTTGGCTTTTTACGGGCTTTTGATGACGAAACCCTGTTTGACAGTATCGTCGGCGTTCGGATGAAGGCCGAAGACTGGGATTTTGATGCGATGAAAAACCGAATGTTAGAGGGCAAGATCAAGGATATCGGTTCCAATTCAGCTACCAGCAGCAGCTATGATTATGAAATCATTCAGTCATTAAATCCCAAAATTGTCTTTACCGCAACGGGGATGGGTAGCGAACAGCAGAAATTGATGGAGATGCTGACCCAGAATAATATTCCCTATCTTTATGATTCATCCAGTACCGAAGCGGATTATCGGGGAACCATGGAATGGATGAAATTCTATTCGGCTTTTTATAATCTGGAAAAAGAAGCCACTGAGTATTATGATAAGGCCATGAAACGCATCGATGAAATGAAAGCTAAGGTAGAAAATACTGAAAAACCTAAAGTGGCCTGGGCGATTATTTCATCCGGTAAAATTTATGTTCAGAATGCCGGGTCGAAAGCTGCGCAAATGGTTCGTGATGCCGGCGGTGAATACCTTTTTGATGATATTGGGGTTGGCAAAGACAGTGTCTCTGTTTTAACTCCGGAAGAGTTTTACAGTCGGGTTTCCAAGGCTGATTATTATATTAACTCTGGGATGCCAAAGTATGGGCCAGATATTAAATCGATTACCGATCAGGTGCCGGTAGTAGCGGATCTGCCGATTTATAGCAGTGGTAATGTCTGGCAGATTACGGATAATTTCTGGTCGACTTATCATACCATCGATCAGAAATACCTGGATTTGGCGGCGATTTTCCATCCTGAGCTGTACCCGGATTATGAGGTCACGCAGTTTGTTAATATGCCGGCCGTAGCTAAGT
This is a stretch of genomic DNA from Acetobacterium woodii DSM 1030. It encodes these proteins:
- a CDS encoding energy-coupling factor ABC transporter permease, whose product is MNRSLNIREKRFVAIAAAIALVFGFTPVANAMHIMEGYLPVGFCIAWGVICVPFLIAGYMSIKKTLKENPKTITLLAMAGAYVFVLSSLKIPSVTGSCSHMTGTGLGAILFGPTAVSILGIIVLLFQAILLAHGGLTTLGANTFSMAIAGPFVTYGIYILSKKGKINRHVGVFLAAAIGDLFTYCVTAFQLAAAYPSESGGIGVSMIKFLAVFAPTQVPLAIIEGILTVVIIIGLETYAQPELNDLGYITGGTK
- a CDS encoding FecCD family ABC transporter permease yields the protein MESIKNRKARQISILVLILGAIVVISVYSISVGSINISIPDILSILSGKAVADDTFGPIIMNIRLPRTLATIMGGACLALSGLLLQIFFKNPIVEPYILGISSGATLFVGLVLLGGFSFGLKSLPPMGLFTGAFLGAMLVMVVVVFAAQKVKNITTLLIIGMMAGFICNAFTSILTAFADKEQLHGFVMWSMGSFSGFSWPQVQFLYGIGCPMIILAFILSKPLNAMLFGENYAISMGLSMKKFRVIVILIASVLTATITAFAGPISFVGLAVPHMVRITLGTSDNRILIPGVILAGALMTGVCDLIARMILSPVELPLGVITALIGAPIVVYLLVHKTKGNEL
- a CDS encoding ABC transporter ATP-binding protein, with product MKPVIFTANLNVGYDKKVVVEQVNICANRGELICLLGPNGSGKSTILRTLTGLQPPVTGRVEINGMDIATIKKAELAKKMAIVLTEQVSLGLLTVFEIASMGRYPHTNFLGKLSKEDESIVDEALDLVDAGTLKNRYYFELSDGEKQKVMIARALVQEPELIVLDEPTSHLDVRHKVEVISILRKLCLEKGITVVLSLHDIDIAIKGCQKILLIEKGKVKAQGTPEEIIKTGTIQNLYSIEGANYNELLGCLEFCSPVLPEVFITGGNGTGTGVYRAVSRAGFGMCCGVLHSNDIDLHVAKALNCDVIEEDSFSRISEKHYADAAAKMAKMHYVIDTGFPVGKTNEHNLDLIIDALKMGKTVFSLTAQSELKGRFGDWSEKIKCCKNPAEILKIIPPQTGSGC
- the cbiQ gene encoding cobalt ECF transporter T component CbiQ yields the protein MENSLNEPRSFIQSAKSVEYQANRHQKNHHHKIGHKHGEGSSIDFYAYASKIRSWNPTFKVVFSFVTLLLCVGLNNPLVSVAVIIGMAYLTVIKGGLPLRAYISVLLIPITFIILGTVAIGIDFSSQPLGQFNLFLGFGYVFTSVDKLQQMVFLMLKVFGAISAMIMMTLSTPSSEIIGVLRKAHVPKLIIELMNLIYRYIFILMDVFNNMRNSADSRQGYCDFKTSCYTFGSVASNMLVVSLKKANAYYTAMEARGYEGDLVFLEDEKKIQVSHLIIGATFIIFLILLGIMTY
- the cobK gene encoding precorrin-6A reductase, with protein sequence MSKVLVLAGTTDAKTVIERLFKKNYELAVSVTTRMGSGMLDEFHNLNIYQGKMNKEQITHLLQTINPICLIDASNPFSSEISRNAINVCRFEAVPYIRFERERLNYADDPDITIVKNYGEACDALMNCEGNILLTLGSNKIETFKRIPDYAQRIYLRVLPDWKVLSKLENLGFNCKNIIAIKGPYNENLNIELFKYCQASVLVTKESGNMGGVVDKINAAKKLGMKIILVDRMEENCSNKYNSVEELLKCVERIDKGRQN
- a CDS encoding energy-coupling factor ABC transporter substrate-binding protein; translation: MTTTKKTVIGLLILVVLIAAVPLFMLQGAEFGGSDDAGSAVVSEITGTEYVPWFTPVLETAINGELPGEIESLFFCVQTGIGVGIIAFVMGRFVERKKKEDGPKNQKNQKKVK
- a CDS encoding energy-coupling factor ABC transporter ATP-binding protein → MNEPILKVSNLHYSYGNGNPALDGVSVDIYKGEKIAVIGSNGSGKSTFFLNANGVLKADHGEISYQGTVINKKNIKELRKNIGIVFQDADNQIIASTVMAEVGFGPMNLKLPKDEVIRRVDEALTYMNILDFKDRPPHYLSGGEKKRVTIADIIAMKSEVIIFDEPTAALDPLNAQMLEEVLVKLGEEGKTMLISTHDVDFAYRWAERAIVFDQGKIIADGTPLEIFKRPEILEQANLKRPAMLDVYEMLVENKMITDTNEYPTSPQDLKILLEQQFKH
- a CDS encoding ABC transporter substrate-binding protein, with protein sequence MKRQFKRLAVIAITAVIVMTTMAGLTGCQSSDKSYKSEDGNTIKLQYAKNFNIEYLDNNNKIVTDGEGKQMLLLQKGQEAPAEYKDLPAITIPIDDAIYTSTTQVGFLRAFDDETLFDSIVGVRMKAEDWDFDAMKNRMLEGKIKDIGSNSATSSSYDYEIIQSLNPKIVFTATGMGSEQQKLMEMLTQNNIPYLYDSSSTEADYRGTMEWMKFYSAFYNLEKEATEYYDKAMKRIDEMKAKVENTEKPKVAWAIISSGKIYVQNAGSKAAQMVRDAGGEYLFDDIGVGKDSVSVLTPEEFYSRVSKADYYINSGMPKYGPDIKSITDQVPVVADLPIYSSGNVWQITDNFWSTYHTIDQKYLDLAAIFHPELYPDYEVTQFVNMPAVAK
- a CDS encoding adenosylcobinamide amidohydrolase, whose translation is MMLGVTATGDPIHRYHRCLVVPFAGPRKVISTAMEHGGYQENLTAVFNQDVNPGPGRLCEHMEPGQQEKMQTFIREELGLDPDTVARMATIVAMESAAIKSETYDILTVTAITTASLEVNGGRIGEKATSYEKNGEYVNLRPGTINSMVFVSGNMTPGCMARAMVTATEAKTAACQELMAGSLYSTGIATGSGTDNLMIICDSESTNQLTYAGKHGKLGELIGRLVRDTVKESLNAHMALNPLTQHRILARMKRYGVTEGTFFKKFNELSQEGQRHFPEWIDRLHRLDQEDELVTWTSLYVHLLDQLGWGLLSGVEAINSGAIILKQIAKGQAVNREQSIKAHESAEVVIQKMVNSFVTTLSEMVMAKEINFNSEGEKSSNEKTV